TATAAGACTCCCCCAATCAGGCACGCCTATTTTCAACGCCTGATATTGAAAGGACAACGATTGTGACTACTCACGCAAAACGCACCCCTCTTTACTTGGCTCTTTTTGCCGGTGCATGGCTCGTGGCCTGCCAACCTGCTGGCACAGCAGCACCTGCCGCTCCCGAAAATGCATGCGAGCAATACGCCGAGAAGCTATGTACTGAGCTCGGCGCTCAATCTCCCGGTTGTAAAGCAGCCAAGGATACCACAGCCATCATGCCTGCAGCCGCTTGCTGGGCAGGTTTCAACGATATGGCCGGCACTAAAGAGAAGATTGCCGCCATGGGCGAAAAATGCACCGAGCTTATCGAAAAGCTTTGTGCCGACCTCGGTCCGGACACCCAAACTTGTGCAATGGTTCGTGAAAAGACCGCTCAGTTCCCACCAGACCGCTGTGTACAAATGCTTGGACAGTACAAGCAGGTACTGGCTGAGCTCCAGCGCATGGAAGCACAAAATAAGCCTCTTAGCCCTGAAGCCGCTGCTGAGCTGGCCGCCGGTGACGTTGCTTCATTTGGTGCCAAAGATGCCAAAGTAACCATCGTAGAATTCTCTGACTTTCAGTGCCCCTACTGCACACGTACAGCAACGGCGACCACTGAACTCAAGAAGAAGTATGGCGATAAAGTACGCGTTGTTTTCCGCCACTTCCCACTCTCGTTTCACAAAGAAGCTCACTTGGCAGCTCAAGCTTCATTGGCAGCAAACGCTCAGGGCAAGTTCTGGGAATACCACGATATGCTTTTTGCCAATCAAGAAGAGATCAAGACGGGTCCTGACGCACTCAAGAAGTATGCGAAGAACCTCAAGCTCAACATGAAGAAATTCAATGCTGCGTTGGCCAACAAAACTTACGCTGCAGCTGTTGATGCAGACATGAAGCTTGGTGAAAAAGTATCAGTCAGTGGTACTCCAACTATGTTCTTGAATGGAGAACGGGTGGGCAACCCTACAGATGTTGCTGCAATCTCTAAGATGATTGATAAGGCGCTCAATTGAGCCCTTCTTCAACGAATTTGAAGATCAATAAGGCCGTCCATCCCTTTTTAAGGTTTGGGCGGTCTTTTTATTGGTCCCCTGCCGCAGTGCTACTGGCCCTCCTGGTCTCCCTGAGCAGCTGTGCATCTACAACTCAAGTACCAGTTGGACATCAAGCGCAAACACCCAACGAAGCGCTTTTAAATGACATTTGGGCTGCAACCCATACCGACCAACTCTTCGACTCTCTTCCCTTAAAAATGCCTATTGAAGAGATGATTAACGACCGTTTCAAGGATGCGGGCCTAGACTATCAAAATAAGATTCAACGCTTACTCGACAGAAATCTTCAACCCAAACGGCTCCAAAAGATGCTTCAGAGCCAACTTCTTCTGAGATTTCAAAACTCTAAGGCCACCGAAGTGCTTAAGTTTTACCAAACCCCGCTTGGTAAACTCTATGGAGAGGCCGGGCACCAATTCGATCCTGAGGACCCCCAATTTAAAATCTTCGTCCAAGGTCCGAAGCCGACTAAAAAACGCCTCGCATACATGGCTAAACTCCTCACGGCATCTGGCTCTACAAAATTTGCATCCATTACTCTCATCACTCCGATTGAAACTATTTTCCAAGAGCTAGAGCACCAGAAGCAATTGGCCGGACAAACCCCGCACAAGAGCAGTTCCTCCGACCTGCGTAAATCGATGCGCTCGGTTGTAAAAGCGATGCATAAAGGCATGCTCCTCACGGCAAGTTTTGCCTATCGAGATTTCAGCGAAGCCCAGCTCAAAGAGCTTGTCGCCTTTGAGACAAGTTCCACTTCAAAATGGTACAACACCGCTTTACTCGATTCGTATGAACGGACGCTTCAGGTGGCGACCCGCCGATTTACGAAGCAACTGCTCAAGCTTCTACAGCACACTCCGCCCAAATAAACTCATCAGGGGTTCCTGCCACTGAAGGCATCGAAGGTGCGAACTGCCAAAAAGCTTCACTTTTTGTAAAACTTAAGACATTCTCGATTATCACTGAAATCGGTTCATCCTGGATTTGAGCGAGTACCCTTTTAAAGCTCAAGCGTCTCTTCAGGTTTATCTGTGCGTGTTAAGGAAATGTCTCGATGAAAACTATTTTCGGTCCTGGATCAAAAATCAAAGAGCAATTGAGCTATTCAAAGTTCAAGACCGAGTCACTTCGTGTGCTTATTCCAGGTAAAAAATATCATCTACAGCGCGAAAGCCAACGTGCACTCGAGGCCTTGGGTCATAAAGTTCTTTACTTAGAAGTCCCAGAAACCGCCGGCGAGCTCGTCAGGAAACTGATTGAAACATTTATTCAGTTCAAGCCTGATATGCTTCTTACAATCAATCACATCGGTTTTGATGCGGCCGGTACAATTGGTCAAATCTTAGACGAGATACAGCTTCCGGTGGCCGCCTGGTACGTTGATAGCCCCGAGTTCGTCCTGGGAAAGCAAGGACTGCCTGCAGAGTCGATGACCACTGTATTCATGTGGGAAAGAGACCTCATTCCGAAGCTCAAAGCCATGGGGCTAGAGGATATCCACTACCTCCCACTTGCCAGTGATATTTCTGTATTCAAACCTCGACAAACCCAAACTAAACACGACTTTTGCTTTGTCGGTGACAGTATGACCTCGGCCCGTCAGAAGTGGAATGCTCGTATTGCTCCGGCGCACCAAAAGATTGTCGTAGAACTCACCGAAGCCCTGCTCACCAATCGTCACCTCGACTCGACACAGCTTATCAAAAAAATGGCACCATCACTGAACAACCAGGAGCTGGCCGACATTCTTGGAGCAAGTACCTGGGAGGCGACCGCCAAATACCGCAACGGTCTCTTAAGACCCTTCGACACCAACGCTCTCACAATCTACGGCGATAAACACTGGCCCGGCATCATGCCCAAATCGAATTTCCAGGGATACATCCTCTACGGTGAGCCCTTAAGTAAAGTCTATGAGCAATCATGCATCAACCTTAACGCCACGAGTCTCCAAATGGGCAGTGCGGTCAATCAAAGAGTGTTTGATGTTCCGGCCGCCGGTGGCTTCATTCTTACAGATGCTCAATCCGATGCACTTGAACACTTTGAGAATGAAAAAGAGATCATTACTTACAGCTCTGCGGACGAGCTCAGCGATAAAGCGGCCTACTACCTAAAACATGAGAGCGAGCGCCTTGGTATCATCGAAGCGGGTCACAAAAAGGTCATGTCGATGCATACTTACCAGCACCGCCTTCAAGACCTGCTCAGCCACATGAAGGATCGGCACGCTTCGCCAACGTCGACTCAAGTTTAACCACAATCTACCGACGTGAGCGCCCCAAGACTGAATCCTCAAGGCCAAAAGCTCGTCTAGAGTTGGCTAAACCAACTACGTACATTTATGTAGAATATTAATCTAGTAATTTTAGGTAGATAGAAAGCTTGCCACTTCTCCGAGAATTGAGGATAATTGAACCGGGGAGTCACGTAAAAAGTGAATACATTGGATTATAGTGAACCGGGAGCAGGCTCTGAAGAGCCGAACTCTGAGGTCTTAGAACAAAAATACAAAGAGTATTTGTCTGACCTCCAGAGCAGCCGCGCCAAAATCGGTTACTGGGTGATTTTTATCTGGGTTCCCCTGGGCTCATTGCGTGACCTGATCAATACGCCGGATCTGATTCACGAAACCGTGACCTTGCGTATCATCACAACGCTCATCGCAATCTTACTCTTCTTCTTCTTTTTCGAGCCATCGAGAAAGCACCTTGCCCATCATTCCATTTTGGCAGCGGCACTCTGCATCCTCTTCATGAACGAAGTTGGCATCATCACGACTGGCTCTTTTTCCAATCAGCTTTATTTTGGACCGATCATTGTCTTACTGACCACGGGATTCCTAAGCTGCTGGCCCCCCAAAGCCATGATTGCGCTCGGGGCCATTACTCCGTTTATTTATTGCGTGCCGGGTATCATCTTATTTGAAAACATTGACTACGATACGATGATTCAGCACACCTACCTCATCGCTCTCGCGGGTGCGCTTGCGACAATGACATGCCACTACGAATATAAACTTCGTAAAGAGGAGTTTCACTCACGTTACCTTCTCAGCGAAAAAACCAAGCAGCTTGAGCTCGTCTCCTCAGAGCTTCAATCGACCGTGACTAAACTTCAGAAAACTGACGCCGCGAAGACACGTTTTTTTGCCAATATCACGCACGAACTCAAAACTCCCCTCACCATGATTTTGTTACCACTGGACGGGATTCTTAAAAACAATGCGTCCTTAAAACCCGCCACTCGTGACAAACTCAATATCCTCAAGCGCCAAGCCCAACAATTACTGACCTTAGTCAACGATATTTTAACGCTTGCTCAGCTAGATCATGATGCGATTCCAGCGAGTATCCGGCACGTGGATGCAACGACATTCACCCGCTATCTTCTAAGCGGTTATCAACCCCTCGCTGACGAAGAAAATATTGAACTCCTCTTTTCCGGAAGCCCCTCTCCGGCAACTCTAGACATCGACCCTCAGCACCTTCAAACCATTCTCAACAACTTAATCATCAATGCTTTCAAGTACTCTGATGCCGGTGGCCAAATCGATGTTCATATCCGTGTCCGAGCAGACCAGTGTGTTTTTGTCGTCCGCGATTCCGGCACAGGAATAACCAAAGAAGACCTACCCCATATTTTCAACCGTTTTGTCCAATCCGAAAACCCATCGACCAAACGAGGAGGGGGCTTTGGTATCGGGCTGTCTCTTGCGGATGAATTGGTTCGGCTACACCAGGGCAGCATTAAAGTTGAGAGTTCAAAGCGAGAGGGAACCAAGTTTATCGTCAGCTTTCCAAGGGTTCAGGAAGCTCCAAACCACTCACCCATCGACAATTTCACTGCACTGACGACCACTCAAAATATCTTGGCGGGCAAAGCCAAGGACACCGGTGCATATTACCCACCGACCAACGCGTCTCGTGAGCGTGTTCTCATCGTCGAAGATAATGATGAGCTCAGACTCTATCTAAAAGAACAACTCGAGCCCTACTACACTATATTTTGCGCAACTTCTCACCAAGCAGCACTCGAGTACATTCACAAAAGCTCACCAGACCTTGTCCTCTCCGACGTAATGATGCCGGGCTTGTCGGGGTTTGAGCTTTTACGACAGATTCGTGAGACGTACTCGATGACGGAACTACCCTGCATTTTGCTTACTGCAAGAGGCGAGGATGAGAATATTGAAAGCAGTATGGATGCCGGAGCAAACGATTATATCACGAAACCATTCAACCTAAATACACTGATGGCTCGTATAGAAGTTCAACTGCGACTTAAAGCTATCGCCCAAGACCTTGCCCGAGAGCGCGTAGCCTCCGCTATGGGTGCGCTTGCCTCAGGCCTTGCTCACGAACTGCGTAATCCTCTCAATGTTGTTCTTAATGGATTGCCCAATCTTCGCTCCAGCATAGAGCCTGTAGAAGACTCTAAAACTTCTAAAATTCTCCAAATCCTTGAGCAAAGTTCAGGGAAAATATCCAACTTGATCGATGAGCTTATACGCTTTGGAACAGATGAACTCGCGCTATCTGTATGGGAACCCAATGTTGCTCTCATGGCTGCCTGGCAGAGCGAGAAAAAAGAGAACTCGAATATCAATATTAAGTTCTCTCTTGAATACACAGGCAGTATTCAAGCATTTGGCTCAAAGGTGGATGAGAGTGTTCACCACCTACTCCGAAATGCAATCAGTGCGGCCGGTCCTGATGGGAATATAACGCTGGCAACCAAGAGCGAGGACGGCGGAGTTTCTATTGTTGTCAGTGACGATGGTCCGGGTATAGCACCCGAGCTTGCTCAACGTATTTTTGATCCGTTCTTCACAACTCAAACCGAAACAAATGCCGCGGGTCTGGGGCTACATATGGTTCAATGGGTCACAAGGTTGCATGGCGGACACATCGGCTTGGAAACACAACTCGGCCAAGGCAGCCAGTTCATCATCTGGTTACCCAAGATTCCTCAACGCGCGGACAAAAATTTCAAAAGAGACTTGGACCTGGGACTGAGTTAAACAACTTTACTCAACTGACTCTCTAAAAAATCGATGAGAATCGCCTCGCCATTTAATTGCTGAAAACCCAAAAACTTTAAGCCGATCTTACCACCAACAACCCGGGTTATTTCGCAGTCAGCTTTCAACGACTGAGTCGGCAACATGAGCTCGAAACAAACACTCTTTAAGATGTAGGATTCTGGAACCGGCTTTTGATTACCCGGCTTAAACGAAGCTCCTCGGAGACTGATGTCTCGAGTCATGCCTGTCCAAGTGTTTCCTGCAACTTGTAATTTACAAGGGATATCGATCCTACAACGTTCAACTTCTCGCCGCTCGCGGCCTCCCCAAGACATCAACATAGTTTTACAAGCCTCCACGTCCAGGTTAACAAGTGCTGCGATTGAAGTCATCAACCAATGATTTTGATTCCGGTCAGCTCTCATAGTTTACCGGGAATACCGGATTCCAAAGTACGCTCTTTTTTTCACGTAAAATTCTCGTGAGCGCCAAAGCTCATCACGAAACCGCGATCTGTCCTTCGAGAATGGCTTTAAGTTCGCGAGTGATAAATGTTTTTTCAACGTAGACAGTGGCACCTGCTTCAATCAATATTTGTCGGCGGTCTGCCTACCTCTAAACAATCAGTATGACGATCGAGATTAAGCCTAACACTGAATTATCAACTTGTTTTTCAGGCATCACTGGTGTGCCTTCAAAGCCCTTGATGACCGAGCGCTCACTGTCTACACGAACTGCTTTAAACAGCGCTTCGCTCAGAGCTAAAAGCCTATCGCCAAACGGCTCAGTGACGAAGCGGCCTAGTGAAGGGCAGCTCGCAGAGGAAGAGACTCAACCAATTTAGCCTCACTGTCCAAAAGCTCATCTACACGCGCCATAACCACTTCTTCGGAGAAATAGCTGCGCGCAAGTCTCAAGAAAAGACCGTGGTGTCGGGCTTCGGCCTTGGCGAGCCCCGCATAGAAATCCTTCCAAGCTCCCTCGGGCAGATACTTCCCAAGTAAATAGAAGCGCTCACACCCTCGTGCCTCAACCAGGCCAAAGACCAGGAGACGGTCGAGGAAATAATGATCTGTATCACCGCGGCGAATCATCTTATGCAAGGCAGTCATATAAGCATCTGGCTCATCCTTCGTCAGCCACTGCCCCTGCTCCTCAAGCCGGTTAAGAACCTCTTTAAAATGAGACAGTTCCTCGCGGGCAAGGTCTACCAAAGCATTAACAAGCTCAGGGCGCTGAGGCTGGTGCGCCACCAAAGTGAGCGCAGCTGCCGCCACCTTTCTCTCACTGTGTGCGTGATCCTTAAGGAATTTGTTCATATTGTTCTCAACAATTCGAACCCATTCCAACGGCGTATCATAGCGAAGCTTCAACATAATCGAGCGTTTAGCAGTCCCTAAGGGAGTTGAAAACACAAAAAGAACAGACCTTGTCGCCGGTTACCAAGAGCGTTACATAGCAATTGGGAGACACTTTTATGAGCACCATGACAACCGCCCCGAAATTAGCGTCAAGTCCCGGGAATCCGGAGACTTTACCAACTCGCGAAGACATCGAACGCGCCTACTCTCTCATTTCCGATGCCGTTCACCGTACGCCCGTGATGCAGTCAAGATTCATCAATTCTCTGGTAGGCGCCGAAGTTTACTTCAAATGCGAGCACCTTCAAGCCGGGGGAGCCTTCAAATATCGCGGGGCAAGCCACGTTATGCGGCTCCTCACTGAAGAGGAAAAACAACGGGGTGTAATCACGCACTCATCAGGTAACCACGCTCAAGCGGTCGCCTTGTCGGCAAAGCGATTTGGCATCAAGGCTACGATTGTTATGCCAAAAGGTTCCAATCCGCTTAAGAAAACAGCCACACAAGGCTACGGCGCGAGAGTCATCGAATGTGAGAACTCACAAGCTTCTCGCGAACAAACCTGCGCCGACGAGATTGAGCGAACAGGCATGGTCCTTATCCACCCGTTCGATGACCATCGTATCATTTGTGGCGCTGGAACCGCTGCACTCGAGCTTGAAGAACAAGTACCCAATCTCGATATGGTCGTAACACCTGTGGGTGGCGGAGGGCTCTTGTCGGGAACTGCGACAGCTCTTCACGGACGCATCCCTGTTTACGGAAGCGAACCCCACGGGGCCAGTGATGCTCACCAAGGATTCACCACAGGAGTTCGTGTCGAGAGTCAAACCCCTGATACCGTGGCCGATGGTCTGAGAACTTGTGTGGGTGTGCGTAACTTCGAAATCATTCGTGCGAAAGTCAAAGACATCGGGCTCACATCGGACAAAGAACTACTTGAAGCTACATCACTGGTTCATTTAAGAATGAAGCAACTGATCGAACCTTCGTCTGCAGTTCCCTTGGCATGCCTTCTCAACGGGAGCCTACCCAAAGCACCCAAAATAGGAATCATCATCAGCGGTGGAAATGTTGATCTGAAAGACCTCATAACCAGGATGCCCTGAGATGGTAAAACTAGACTTGTTGGCTACGGCCGTTTGCCTCTTTTACTGGTTAACCAATCAGCTCATCTACAAAATTCATTTTAAAGATGAAAAAAAAGAGCAAGCTGCCGCTCGCCCCGTCTATAAAACTTCCGGCGCTACTCGCTTATTTAAACCAGCTGTTCGCTTCCTCTATGGGTTGGTACTCGTCAGAATTATCGCTACCCCATTCCTCACAATTCCCATCGAGAGAACAAATTTAATCCTTGGTAGTATCCTCTGCGCGATTGGCATTATTTTACTGAATAAAAGTTTACGAACACTGGGTAACAATTATGCCCCTTGCCATGCAGGTGTCATTCCTCATGAGAGAATTAAGGCCGGGCCCTATCGGGTCTTTGCACACCCAATCTACCTTGCAAATCTCATTTTGCTCGCGGGCGTATGGATAGCGATTGGCGGATTCTTACTGGGACCCATATGGCTGTCTTTTGCTTTTTTCTATGCTGTCTCAATAAGAGATGAAGAAAAAGCTTTCAAAGAGCACTTCTGATAAGACTTCTAAAGTTACCGGGCAACCGGCAACCATACACAAAACCGAGCACCACCCAATTCAGGGCTTGATTCGACCCAGATTTTACCGAGATGGCTTACAACGATCTGTTGGCTGATGGCCAGACCCAGACCGGTCCCTGCGCCAGGACGCTTGGTCGTAAAGTAACCCTCAAAGATACTCTCGTGCAGTTCAGGCTTTACCCCATAACCATTGTCTTCGATGCTCAGCAAGATTCCGGCTTCACCTAGGTTCGCTTTATCTTCCAGTCGAATTCTGATCGTCCCACCTGTTTGAGTATCCTTACCACTTACAAATTTTTCGGCCATTGCATCCGCCGCATTGCTCAACAAATTGATGACGACTTGTCCCAGGTGATTGCGCTTACAGGTTAAAGGAGAAATGGCCGCCGGTTTGAAGTCGATATGGTAAGGCTTGGTCTTCGCTCTTGAGATGAGCAACGACTGTTGCACCACTTCGTTCAAATCAACCCCCGCCACCACACTGGTGTCGAACCGGGCATTGGTCTGCAATGCGTTGCAATACTCGAGCATACGACCCGACGATACAGTCATAATATCCAGTGACTCTTTGGCGTCGTGAAACATCTGCTCAAAGCGCGCCTTCAGCTCAAGCGCCTGAGGTGACTCATCAAAAAGAGCCATAATCGCTCGTTCAATCAACACATGCTTTTCTGACAATCCCCCCACAGCAAACTCAATCGCGGAAGTGGGTGAATTCAACTCGTGAGCTATTCCAGCGATCATGGACCCAAAGGTAGCCAGCTGCTCCCCATGCACCAACTGTTCTTGAGCAAATTCAAGCTTTCGGTTCAGCTCAGCCAAGCGCCCTTCAAGCTCTCCTACAGGTTCCTCAAGTAACTCACGCCGCTTAACTTCTTCTTCGATTTTGGCCGACGCGACCCGCTCAGTTTGCTTTACCTGCTCAATGGCGCGGTCGGCGATGATCCGCTTCGAATGAATCAATTGCATCATCGACTTTTGCAGCTGCTGAAAGTCGACAGGCTTGGTCAAGACACCGTCGGCACCCGTATAAGCCAAGCTTTCAGAATCATACTTTGCAGTATAAGCAGTTAAAAAGAGGATGGGTGTATCGACTGACTTTAAACCCTTCATATAATCGAACGGGTTATCAACAACTTGTCCTCGTAAACAACGGGTGATCTGAACCCCGTTAAGATCTGAACCCGAAAGCTCAATATCCATTAAAATGAGGTCGTAGGTTTTCTGCTTTAACTTTTGATAAACAGTACGGCTGTCCTGAGCCCAATCTAGCTCGTATTCACGCCTAAGCTCCAGTGACGTGATCTCCCAGTTCATACTGTTGTCTTCTACATAAAGAATCCGTGGGCGGTCTTTAACAACCTCTCCACTCTTCTTCTCCGGTGGCTCTTCGACCCGGCCTGCTTTCACTCTTTTTAAAACCATGCTCCACACAGTCTAGCAACGAAACGAGGTTTGCTCCAATCCAACCTTCCACGAAGTTGAGGCAGCGAAATGTTTGACCCCTACTCCCAACAAGTGTTCACTGAAACTCGCCTATTGTGGAGATATGATGATGAAGTTTTCCAAAAATGCCCAAGATCTTGTCCCCTTTCTTGCGATGGAGATCATGGAACGTGGCATGGCTCTAAAGGAGTCGGGACGCTCAATTGTGCAGTTAGGGGTCGGTGAGCCTAACTTTGATCCTCCACCTCAGGTCTTGGAAGCTACCCATGGCGCCTTAGACGCACATATGACCCACTACACCGACAGCCGCGGACTTACGGAGCTTAGAGAGGCAATCGCCGAGGATTGCTGGCAACGCCGCGGTAAACGCGTCAGCCCAAATCAGATCATCGTCACCAGTGGTACATCTCCAGCACTCTCCATGGTCATGCACCTCTTGTTAGAACCAGGCGACGAGCTGATTATCCCCACACCTCATTACGCTTGTTACCCCAATATGGTTCGGCTCTGCGGTGCGATCCCCGTTCTTGTCGAAACAGCTCCTGAAGACGGCTACAAACTGGACGTTCAAAGAGTTCGCGATGCCATTTCTCCCCGAACTCGCGGGATCTTATTAGCGTCTCCAGCAAACCCCACCGGCGCGGTTCAACCCCCGGAGGTCATGAAAGCCCTCGCTGAACTCGATATCCCGCTTTTATCTGACGAGATTTACGACGGCCTTGTTTTCGATGGCGTCACGGCAACCTCACCACTCCAATATAAAGACGATGTCTTCATTTTTGACGGCTTTTCAAAGCGTTACGCAATGACCGGGTTTAGGCTGGGTTACGTCATCGCTCCCGAAAAAGCCATCCGCCCGCTACAGACCATGCAACAAAACCTCCACATATCGGCGGCACACTTTCCCCAAGCCGGCGCTATTGCCGCCCTCAAATTTGGACAGAAGCATTTAGAAATGATGCGTCAAACCTACGAGAAAAGACGAAAAATTCTCTTGGGAGGCTTAAGAGCAATGGGAATGAAAATACCGGTCGACCCTGTGGGAGCCTTCTATATCCTCGCTGACCCGGGTTTAGGCTCGATATCATCACTGGATCTAGCATTCAGAATCCTCGATGAGGCAGGTGTTGCGGTAGGTCCAGGCAAAGATTTTGGAGAAATTGCCGAAGGCAAACTCCGTTTTAGCTATGCGGCCAGCGAGAATGACATCAACGAAGCCATTCACCGACTTGAGAAGTGGTTCCAAAGCAACCGCTGAAGAGTTGGCCAAGAATAACTTATGGCTCCAGCTTCCCAGGAAGAGTATACTTTTTAGGACCAGTACCCTCGACGGAGTTTAATTGTCGAATGCCAAATGTGCTAACAGTGGAAGACAACCCGACGACGCGCGCTATCCTTTCATCAGCGCTGCGTGACCGAGGGCATGAAGTCTTTGAAGCCGAGCACGGTAAAGCAGCACTCGACATCCTAGCAGAGAACGAGGTCGAGATTATTCTGCTGGATATTCACATGCCAGTGATGGACGGCCCCGAACTTCTCTCCGAGCTTAAACGAAGTCGGCCTGAGCTTCCGGTTGTCCTACTTTCAGGAAAACGTGACATCAATCGAATCAAGGCCTGTATGGACTTAGGTGCTCTTCAGTACCTACATAAGCCTGTTGATATTAATGTCTTGCACGAAGTCATCACAGATATCGCCGGGGCCGGCAACACCGAGGCTGTATCCGCGCACTGGGGAACGATGATGCTTGTAAGTACTGACGAAGCGGCGTCAACCAAGCTTCGTGAGCTCTTACCGCAACCCATCAAAATAGAATTCGCGACATCCATGCGCACGGCAACAGAGGCGTCTGCCCGGCACCGTTTTCGAACCATCATTGTTGATGATGAATTTGAAAGTGGAGCACCTGAGACCGCGGCACTTGTTCGGGAAAATCAAGCCGAAGCGATTGTCTTTGCACTCTATTCCGAAAGCCAGTCGCAGCCGGCTGAGCAGGCCTGGTCAGATGGCTTTGATGGATTCCTCTCGAAGCCAATTGAGACCGGCGCGATTGATTACCTCCTGGGCTTAATTGGTTATTACCATTTTGAGCTGGAAGATATTCTCGATGTTGACGAAGGATTACTCACACCTTTGCCCTACGACGGGTTTCACGCAACCGTCGAGCGCTATTACTCCCATCTCGCTGAAAAGATAGGTCTGATCCTTCAGGATCTCAGCAATGAAGGCTACGAAGATGTGGTGCTCGACTGTTCAGAGCTGCCGGAGTCCCCTCTTCGACTCATCCTCGCACAGACCGCTATAGAGTATTGTGCCGAAGAGGATCTTGGCATTCGCTTAGTAGGCGGTAAAGACATGTGGAAAGCCGTTCAAAATTCCAGCAGTGGCGTTACAGTTCAAATCTTTGGATCTGTGGACGAAGCGCTCGACGAAGATTAAGCAGTTCATCCCCTCACTCTATTGCCACATACATAACCATGTCCTACATGGCGGCGCATGGAAGAGCTTTTCACAGCAGTCAGAGAAGAGTGTACGGCCCAGGAGTGGTCCGCTGGCGTTCAGTTGAGCCGTCAGGATGCGGTCACTCTGCTGAAGCAATCAAAAACTGAGATAGAATTGCGCGTGACTCTAAAAGGTGGACTAAGCAGCGCGCTCGTCACTCTATACCCTGAAGATGAAGACTGGAGTTGCGACGCCACCAAACAAGATGCTGCGATGCCACTGGTAGCAGCCGCAGTGATTGCACTGCGACAAGCCAAAAAGCAGGGCCGTGACCTACGGGCTAACGCCAGCGCTTCCGGTTATG
The Deltaproteobacteria bacterium genome window above contains:
- a CDS encoding thioredoxin domain-containing protein encodes the protein MPAAACWAGFNDMAGTKEKIAAMGEKCTELIEKLCADLGPDTQTCAMVREKTAQFPPDRCVQMLGQYKQVLAELQRMEAQNKPLSPEAAAELAAGDVASFGAKDAKVTIVEFSDFQCPYCTRTATATTELKKKYGDKVRVVFRHFPLSFHKEAHLAAQASLAANAQGKFWEYHDMLFANQEEIKTGPDALKKYAKNLKLNMKKFNAALANKTYAAAVDADMKLGEKVSVSGTPTMFLNGERVGNPTDVAAISKMIDKALN
- a CDS encoding glycosyltransferase; this encodes MKTIFGPGSKIKEQLSYSKFKTESLRVLIPGKKYHLQRESQRALEALGHKVLYLEVPETAGELVRKLIETFIQFKPDMLLTINHIGFDAAGTIGQILDEIQLPVAAWYVDSPEFVLGKQGLPAESMTTVFMWERDLIPKLKAMGLEDIHYLPLASDISVFKPRQTQTKHDFCFVGDSMTSARQKWNARIAPAHQKIVVELTEALLTNRHLDSTQLIKKMAPSLNNQELADILGASTWEATAKYRNGLLRPFDTNALTIYGDKHWPGIMPKSNFQGYILYGEPLSKVYEQSCINLNATSLQMGSAVNQRVFDVPAAGGFILTDAQSDALEHFENEKEIITYSSADELSDKAAYYLKHESERLGIIEAGHKKVMSMHTYQHRLQDLLSHMKDRHASPTSTQV
- a CDS encoding response regulator; amino-acid sequence: MNTLDYSEPGAGSEEPNSEVLEQKYKEYLSDLQSSRAKIGYWVIFIWVPLGSLRDLINTPDLIHETVTLRIITTLIAILLFFFFFEPSRKHLAHHSILAAALCILFMNEVGIITTGSFSNQLYFGPIIVLLTTGFLSCWPPKAMIALGAITPFIYCVPGIILFENIDYDTMIQHTYLIALAGALATMTCHYEYKLRKEEFHSRYLLSEKTKQLELVSSELQSTVTKLQKTDAAKTRFFANITHELKTPLTMILLPLDGILKNNASLKPATRDKLNILKRQAQQLLTLVNDILTLAQLDHDAIPASIRHVDATTFTRYLLSGYQPLADEENIELLFSGSPSPATLDIDPQHLQTILNNLIINAFKYSDAGGQIDVHIRVRADQCVFVVRDSGTGITKEDLPHIFNRFVQSENPSTKRGGGFGIGLSLADELVRLHQGSIKVESSKREGTKFIVSFPRVQEAPNHSPIDNFTALTTTQNILAGKAKDTGAYYPPTNASRERVLIVEDNDELRLYLKEQLEPYYTIFCATSHQAALEYIHKSSPDLVLSDVMMPGLSGFELLRQIRETYSMTELPCILLTARGEDENIESSMDAGANDYITKPFNLNTLMARIEVQLRLKAIAQDLARERVASAMGALASGLAHELRNPLNVVLNGLPNLRSSIEPVEDSKTSKILQILEQSSGKISNLIDELIRFGTDELALSVWEPNVALMAAWQSEKKENSNINIKFSLEYTGSIQAFGSKVDESVHHLLRNAISAAGPDGNITLATKSEDGGVSIVVSDDGPGIAPELAQRIFDPFFTTQTETNAAGLGLHMVQWVTRLHGGHIGLETQLGQGSQFIIWLPKIPQRADKNFKRDLDLGLS
- a CDS encoding PilZ domain-containing protein → MTSIAALVNLDVEACKTMLMSWGGRERREVERCRIDIPCKLQVAGNTWTGMTRDISLRGASFKPGNQKPVPESYILKSVCFELMLPTQSLKADCEITRVVGGKIGLKFLGFQQLNGEAILIDFLESQLSKVV
- a CDS encoding tRNA-(ms[2]io[6]A)-hydroxylase, with translation MLKLRYDTPLEWVRIVENNMNKFLKDHAHSERKVAAAALTLVAHQPQRPELVNALVDLAREELSHFKEVLNRLEEQGQWLTKDEPDAYMTALHKMIRRGDTDHYFLDRLLVFGLVEARGCERFYLLGKYLPEGAWKDFYAGLAKAEARHHGLFLRLARSYFSEEVVMARVDELLDSEAKLVESLPLRAALH
- a CDS encoding threonine/serine dehydratase; the protein is MTTAPKLASSPGNPETLPTREDIERAYSLISDAVHRTPVMQSRFINSLVGAEVYFKCEHLQAGGAFKYRGASHVMRLLTEEEKQRGVITHSSGNHAQAVALSAKRFGIKATIVMPKGSNPLKKTATQGYGARVIECENSQASREQTCADEIERTGMVLIHPFDDHRIICGAGTAALELEEQVPNLDMVVTPVGGGGLLSGTATALHGRIPVYGSEPHGASDAHQGFTTGVRVESQTPDTVADGLRTCVGVRNFEIIRAKVKDIGLTSDKELLEATSLVHLRMKQLIEPSSAVPLACLLNGSLPKAPKIGIIISGGNVDLKDLITRMP